Sequence from the Montipora foliosa isolate CH-2021 chromosome 12, ASM3666993v2, whole genome shotgun sequence genome:
ATCAGGAGTTAAAGCATTCAAAGTCGTGACATAATCACTGTCTGTCTTTTCTTATCAGCTCTTTCACCATATCTTTGAAATTGAACTCCTCGGTGTCATGGTATTCAAAAGACTTGACCCCTTTAAACTCTGATTTAAGTCGTTGGTTTGAACTGGCATAAATCAACTTCTCCCATGGACTGATGTCATCTGGGCACCTGAAAAAGGCAATGCCTGATTAGATTATGTTGTTCAGGAGTTTTTCAAGACTCAGAAAAAGGGCCAAACCTTCACCCAACCTCCACTGAAGAATTGTTGTTAGTTCAGGAACAGAATATGTGAAACAAAATCAAAGGAAGTGAACGAGGGAACAAAAGTAGTAGTATTAAGCACACAGCCTGGAAAGGTGTCCTGTTTTCAATGGGACACAACCATGCATAACTctagaaaaaaaactttgaaactCGCTTATTTTCTCTGTGGATTCTTTTTCACAGCCTatatctattttattttattttggttGCCTCTCTGTGTGATTCAGTTTGTTTTAAGCCACATGacaagttctttaatttcatttttttcgatTAGTGTGGCATTAATTTTGACTTCTTCACTCCCCATCTGTTAGAAAACAGTTAAAAGTATGTCATTCAAATGGAACCATTTGCAACTACTGGTATATTTTCTTGTTTGAGATGATTTATGTCAGTTCTAAATGAGAGTTCAGTCTTTGCaatagacttgccacaagtcgacctcacgataatcccaggataaaatgtttcggcgagcgaatcgtgatttttcgtacgcgaagtggatgagcgagcgaccaagtcgcgagaggtcgaccttcgttccgcgcgtatctagacgaaggacttttcgaaagtctatcTTTGCAACGATGCTAAGTCAGTTCTGCTTAGTTGGAGGTATGTAACAATATCAAATTATGAATTGAGGGAATAGGTGAAGCCTTTGCCATTTTAAACTGTCTTATAAATTTAACTTACCAGTAAATAAATCCAACTGCATCTTTCATATAGCCGGTGTCGCGTTGAAACCGAACATCAAAGAGGATGTAGCAAGGTTCACCAAGCTGGAGGATGTCTTCCTTCATTTGATTGAAAagcttttcatttgtttcttggGAGAAGTCGGGCAGTGGCTCAGCAGATGTTTCCACCACTATTTCTTCTCTGTCCTTTATCCTCATGATTGCATAAGCATGCTTTTGCTTAAGCTTGATGGCTGTAAAAATGGCTTTGCATTTCTCGTTAATTGGAATCTGAAAATATGGATGAGAATTAACAGGTTATTAAAAAATTGCATTTATGCCAGCAACATACCTACAGTGTATTTTAGTTGAAATGAAGTAAAGTAATCAGGTCACAAGTACTCACCattattttaagaaatgttGAAGTTTTCTCTCTGATtctgaaaagagaaaaaggccATTACTTTATTCTTAAAAGTGTTAATTATTGGGAAATTAGCAACCAATGGTGACTAAAATAATCATTATGTTTATTCCTAGAAGCAATTTTTTAAACAGCAACATGGAAGGAAGAACTCCATGAAACTCGGTATGATTTCAATCATAACTATTTCTGTTAATTGAAATAAAGACAGTAAtgtgcaaaaaattaaaatttgagtATTCTTTAAGGACTAGTGTAAAGTGAAGTGCATCAATTTAGTTTAACATAAGGTAAAAGTATCTGCAGCCTACCTGTAATCTCAGCTTAAATGGCAAACTCTCGTAAGTGACTATCAATTTCAGCTCTGCTTATGGTTTATATATGTTATCAATTCAATGTAATTTTCTATATTTAATCTTGCATGGTAATGTTAGTATTTTAAGTGTACACACTGCAGTTTAATTTTCTCATCACATACCCACGTAAATTAGTAAATTAGCTAATGTTTTCCATTTAAGGTAAAATAGAGGAGACATTAAAACTTGACTTTGTTACTGGTTATATTATACTGCAAACAGAAATATGCGccacaatttaaaaaaaaagtttggaaaactaaTGAAAACACTATATTACGCGTTCCCCAGGTCCTTGGATATTCAATTAAGCCCATACATATCGTGTAAAATATAAAAAGGAAACTAGAGTGTGTTGTATCTGTAATTCTAATTTTTTATGGTGTTAACTTTATTGTTTCCTTATATGGATTTCTTTCACGCTACGCGTTTGCATTCGCGAACAAAGGGAAACAAACAGTTTCGAACATGTTTTGTTTGCATTCTTATAACTTGTACAATTTAGTATACCGGAGAAATTGCAGTGCTTTCTTTCGTAGACCACTGCGCAAAATGAACCGAAAAACTCTTCTGTAACTTTCACCGGAGGCCTTTGGGGCTTTGTTTTAGAATTTTGACAAGCTTGTGAAAATGTGCTGGTTGAAAGTTTTTGTGTGACTCTGTGACAACGTAAACATTGCCATAAAAGGCGAGTTTGTTTGAAAAACGTGACAACATTGAACAAGAGTTGAAACAGGGTTTGATATTTGCGTTATGGAATTCACCTAGCTAGCATCTTTACGAACACTAGCCATCGCTATGAATATATGGAGGTCACAGTTACTAAATATTACAAGCTGAAAATTTTGCGCGACTGTTTCTTCGCAGTAATGCGGGTTACAAATTTTGGCAGCCAATATCAGAGGCTACCTTGTAACCGGTATTTTCAATTCCCTGACAGCAGGATCTCCTTTTCGTGGAAGAAGACGTAGCAAGGTGTTAAACTTCATATGTTTggattttgtttatttttaattcacatCTTCAATCATTGTTAATAGAGAAATGATATTTTTGTGGCTGTCACACAAGCCTGCTTGCGGGCAAAATCACCTCGCCGGTCACGTAATCGCGGAGAAAATTTCACCTCGTCAAAAACGAAGCCAAATGTTGTCCATCCGAAGTAGGGTTTGGTATTGTTTTCccctattctacaataaaacgTTCAAAGACCATCCCCACAAatgcgtttttgtttttgaaaacgtATTCTTTTCTGCCGCGTTTTCGTCTACCacccttttaaaaatacgctgAGGAAACCTGTAGACTTTTCAGTGGAAAAGCTAAAATAGGGACTTTTAAAAACGGTTTTAAAAGTGGAGCCTGGAAAAAGCATTGTTTGAGAACGCACCAAACAGGCGATATGCCGCGATatcaaaggcttcaaaaaacGGACGAGATGTCACGCAAATTAAACCCATCACGGGATGCCCACGAAGTTGCTGACATTTAATAGTTCCTGTAAGTAAacagtttgtttattttccaagAAAGCATGTTGTGATTATACTTGCCTTTCATACTTCTTATAATGCTCGTTCTATGCGTTTTGTGTTTACGAAGTAGAATATCCAACTAGTTCCGCGAATGAATATGTGCGATTCGAGCGTCACGACGCAATCAAGGAACGCAAGGCCCTTGGCAAAAccaggatcggatcggatcggatcggatcggatcggatcggatcagATCAGATCGACAaaactcggaccggatcaataacaaaattcctgCCAAAAgtagacacatgaaatccctCGGTCACCAGTTGAAGTTACTTCCACCTTCGCGGGTGTCCTTCGGAAAAAAAGTTGGTACGCGCGTTATCCTACCAAACTGTGGGTACATCAGAAGAAATCTGAATAAATGTAGACAgttttttatgcaagggccagctgaacaaagtacaagtgccggatcttgggagatctaaccaacaaataatatttagactcaaaacaaaataattatgcaaggctggttgtatgGCTGTGACAATATGTGTTTACTTTGACCCATATTTTGTCAGGCACAGACaaacttcttcagggagttaagtGACTAACGTGTGTGTACGACctggtgacccagggatttcaCGTGTCTACTTTTGGcaggaattttgttattgatcctgTCCCAGTTTTGTTGATCCGGTCCTGTCCCTTCCGGTCCCGTCCGGTCCCGTCCGGTCCCGTCCGGTCCTGGTTTTTGCCGATGACCATTACACAACAACTTGATCACTTTGCAAAGGGGAACATGTTTGTGCAGCGTTACTGGGTAAATCCAAGTTATTAAAGTTGTACTGATGGACCAGGGGAGAATTTGAGATGTCTGGATTGTCAGTGACTTTCTCAATTTTTATCCAAATTTATCcatctttttgtaatttttttaagaTAATTGCATTTTTGATAAATGATTCCTTTCCATTTTTAATAATTGATTCCATTCTGAACAAGCAccttaattattgtttttctgcccatTGTAGTCGTTTTTGTGTGTTTAATGGGACTCTTTTTTGCTTCTTCCTTGTATTAATATCTCATGTTGTAATCTGTTGTATCAACTAATTACTTGCGGAATGGCTATTCCATCCTAAATAATTGTTTGTTGGTAATCATATAGGCTGAAAGTAACTTTTATTCAGGCACCTTATGccatttgtataggtaatcatatgACTTAGaattcaatttggaaataatttgcacGAGTGGGTCTTTCAAAAACTATCAAAATTGCAGgatttatttccaaattgaaggaGAAAAGTTGTGATTACAttttaataatatacataacAAAATTACAGTGCAAGTTCTAGTTCAAGTTCACGcccccaaaacaaaagatttgattggtttttatCAAACCGTATTGTTtgttagccaatcaaaaccgAGAATTTTGTGAGTAAATTGTACTGAATTACCTTTTTTGTGCACTGTGTTTGCAAaaaaactgcactgctctcagccaatcagaatcgagtcaTTTTGTTATGTATATTCTTAATATGTAATTAAATCTCAGTGACTGTAAACATCATTAATTTTTACTCCTTTATTCATGGTTTGTGTCATACAATCCAGAATTTtacaaagtggaataaataaccTATTACTTcgccaaataaataacaacagggtccggttgttcaaaagcagattaacacaaatcccagattaaaagttAACCAAGGAGtctatttctctactcctaaatgctgttcaacgctgatattcggcaaaactttacattaaaagaagtcaatcttgaaaaacaaaaataggaaaagaaaaattcaccaaaaagttcctggattaagttaatcgtctttcgaacaaccggacccagGTCTACTGCTAAGTTGTGTATCAAAATGCTGAAAGGATTCCTTGCTTGGTTCCTTAACTATATCGTTTTTCACTTCATGCAGTGCTCTATTATTTTACTGTATGTCGTGCAATGCTTCCTGTTATGTGACACTTCTCAAAGCGAATGCAAAGGACCCTTAATAGCGTTCTCCTTTTTTTACTTAGGCTAGTTGCAATGTTATTAAGCATTCATGCAAATATCAGGAATTAAAGCATTCAAAGTCATGAAATAATCACTGTCTGTCTTTTCTTATCAGCTCTTTCACCATATCCTTGAAATTGAACTCCTCGGTGTCATGGTATTCAAAAGACTTGACCCCTTTAAACTCTGATTTAAGTCGTTGGTTTGAACTGGCATAAATCAACTTCTCCCATGGACTGATGTCATCTGGGCACCTGAAAAAGGCAATGCCTGATTAGATTATGTTGTCCAGGAGTTTTTCAAGACTCAGAAAAAGGGCCCAACCTTCACTGAAGAATTTTTGTTAGTTGAGGAACGGAATATGTGAAACAAAATCAATATGAGGGAACAAAAGTAGTaagtatttattattaataataataattgtacaGCCTGGAAGGGTGTCCTGTTTTCAATGGGACACAAACGTGCATaactcaacaaaaaaaaaactctggaTCTTGCTTATGGTTTCTATTGATTTCTTTTTCACAGCCTTCATCTCTTTCTTTTGGTTGTCCCTCCATGTGATCATgattcaatttgttttaaacCACATGACAAGTTCTTTGATGTCTATTTTCTGAGGAGTGAGCTGTCATTAATTTCGAGTTCCTCGCTCCCCATCTGCTAGAAAACAGTTGAAAGTATGTCATTCAAATGGAACCATGATTTGCAACTAAGATTTTCTTGTTTGAGATGATGTCACTTCTGAATGAGAGTTCAATCTTTTCAAAGATCTTAAGTCAGTTCTGCTTAGAGCTCTGGAGATATGTAACAATATGAAattatgaataataataataataataataataaataataaatagatatttatatagcgcattttccatatgtccaaatgcgctttacaatatttgataatacttaaaaataaactaaaacATGTAAAATATCACGACATTAAAAAAGTAactataaattaaaataaaaagcttgtctaaaaagatGGGTCTTCAGTCGACGTTTAAATTCAGGAACGGAGGTGCTGCTCTTGATCTCAAGAGGTAGCTTGATCCAGAGACCAGGCGCGCACACTGAAAAAGCCCTCGAGCCGTACGATTTCAGCTTATATGCCGGCTGTTCTAATAATAACTGGTCAGATGACCTGAGCACTCGCCTTGGCTGATAAGGACTAATGAGCTCGCAAAGGTATAATGGATTTATACCATGAAGTGTTTTAAATGTAGTCAATAGAATCTTGAAATTGATGCGATCTTTCACAGGTAACCAATGTAATTGCATCATGACTGGCGTAATATGGTCGTACTTATTGGTAAGCGATACTAATCGCGCGGCCGAATAAAACTGCGTTACAGTTGTCTAGCCTCGATGTTACAAGTGCATGCACTAATTTCTCTGTGGACACAACATTAAGATATCTACGCACATGAGAAATATTTCTGATATGATAGAACGCTGATTTACAAATCTCGCTGATGTGTCTCTCATAGCCCATGGTGCTATCAAAAATAGCGCCAAGATTCCGCGCCTCATCAGAGGGGGAAACTTGAGTGTTCCCGACAGAGACTACATCAAGAGATGAATGGGGACGGTACTTTGAGAGCAGCACTAGCAGCTCTGTCTTGCCGTTAATCAACTTCAAATTATTGGACAACATCCAGGAATTAATGTCCTTAAGACAGGCTTCAACCTTGGCACGCTCACATAAAAAGTCCCCAGTGGATCTAAAGCTCAAATATACCTGAATGTCATCGGCATACAAATGGTAGCCGACATTGTGCCGCCGTAGGATCGAACCAAGAGGAGTGGTGTAAATCAAGTACAACATGGGCCCTAACACGGAGCCTTGCGGGAGGCCACATGTCAAGGGGCGACAAGAAGAGCGAGCGTTACCAACCGCAACATGAATTGAGGGAAGGAATCGGCAAAGCCTTTGCCATTTTACACTGTCTTATGAATTTTACTTACCAGTAAATAAATCCAACTGCATCTTTCATATAGCCGGTGTCCCGTTGAAACCGAACATCAAAGAGGATGTAGCAAGGTTCACCAAGCTGGAGGATGTCTTCCTTCATTTGATTGAAAagcttttcatttgtttcttggGAGAAGTCGGGCAGTGGCTCAGCAGATGTTTCCACCACTATTTCTTTTCTGTCCTTTATCCTCATGATTGCATAGGCATGCTTTTGCTTAAGCTTGATGGCTGTAAAAATGGCTTTGCATTTCTCGTTAACTGGAAACTGAAAATATGGATGAGAATTAACAGGTTATTAAAAAATTGCATTTATGCCAGCAACATACCTACAGTGTATTTTAGTTGAAATGAAGTAAAGTAATCAGGTCACAAGTACTCACCattattttaagaaatgttGTTGAAGCTTTCTCTCTGATtctgaaaagagaaaaaggccATTACTTTATTCTTAAAAGTGTTAATTATTGAGAAGTTAGCAACCAATGGTGACTAAAATAATCGCCATGTTTATTCCTAGAAGCAATTTTTAAACAGTAACATGGAAGGAAGAACTCCATGAAACTAGGTATGATTCCAAATAACTATTTCTGTTAATTGAAACAAAGACAGTAATGTGCAAAAAAATGAAGTTTTTGAGCATTCTTTGAGGACTGGTGTGAAGTGAAGTGCGTTAATTAACTTAAGGTAAAAGTATCTGCAGCCTACCTGTAATCTCAGCTTAAATGGCAAACTCTCTTAAGTGACTATCAATTTCAGCTCTGCTTATGGTTTATATATGTTATCAATTCAATGTAATTTTCTATATTTAATCTTGCATGGTAATGTTAGTATTTTAAGTGTACACACTGCAGTTTAATTTTCTTATCACATACCCACGTAAATTAACTAATGTTTTCCATTTAAGGTAAAATAGAGGAGACATTAAAACGTGACTTTGTTACTGGTTAAATTATATTACAAAGAGAAATATGCgccacaataaaaaaaaaagtttgtaaaACTAATGAAAACACTATATTACGCGTTCCCTAGGTCCTTGGATATTCAATTAAGGCCATAAATAGGATGTGTTGTATCTGTAATTCTAATTTTTTATGGTGTTAACTTTATTGTTTCCTTATATGGTTTCTTTCACGGTACGCGTTTGCATTCGCGAACAAAGGGAAAGAAATTGTAGAACACGTTTTGTTTGCATTCTAATAACTCGTAAAATTTAGTATGCTGAAGAAATTGCAATGCTTTCTTTCGTAGACCACTGCGCAAAATGAAACCGAAAAGCTCTTCTGTAACTTTCACTGGAGGCCTTTGGGGCTTTGTTTTAGAATTTTAACAAACCTGTGAAAATGTGCTGGGTGAAAGTTTTTGTGTGAATCTGTGAGAACGTAAACATTGCCATAAAAGGCAAGTTTGTTTGAAAAGCGTGACAACATTGAACAAGAGTTGAAACAGGGTTTGATATTTGCGTTATGGAATTCACCTAGCTGGCATCTTTACGAACACTAGCCATCGCTATGAATATATGGAGATCACAGTTGCTAAATATTACATGATGAAAATTTTACGCGACTGTTAATGCGGGTTATATTAAAGGCTGACGCGTAACCGATATTTTCAATTCCCTGACAGCAGGATCTCCTTTTCGTGGGAGAAGGCGTAGCAAGGAGTTAAACTTCATATGTTTggattttgtttattttta
This genomic interval carries:
- the LOC137978552 gene encoding cofilin/actin-depolymerizing factor homolog 2-like isoform X1, which encodes MIPINEKCKAIFTAIKLKQKHAYAIMRIKDREEIVVETSAEPLPDFSQETNEKLFNQMKEDILQLGEPCYILFDVRFQRDTGYMKDAVGFIYWCPDDISPWEKLIYASSNQRLKSEFKGVKSFEYHDTEEFNFKDMVKELIRKDRQ
- the LOC137978552 gene encoding uncharacterized protein isoform X2: MFPVNEKCKAIFTAIKLKQKHAYAIMRIKDRKEIVVETSAEPLPDFSQETNEKLFNQMKEDILQLGEPCYILFDVRFQRDTGYMKDAVGFIYWCPDDISPWEKLIYASSNQRLKSEFKGVKSFEYHDTEEFNFKDMVKELIRKDRQ